One genomic window of Halorubrum hochsteinianum includes the following:
- a CDS encoding sugar phosphate nucleotidyltransferase — protein sequence MKAVVLAGGYATRLWPITEHRPKMFLPVGENTVIDEIFEDLEADDRVDEVFVSTNERFADTFADYLDESPFEKPTLSVEETVEEDEKFGVVGALEQLVEREGVDDDLVVVAGDNMISFDLGDFADFFEDKGTPTLAAYDVGDRERAKSYGLVQLDGDEVIDFQEKPADPQSTLVSIACYAFPAETLPKLTTYLENDNNPDEPGWFLQWLQRRGAVHAYTFDGAWFDIGTAESYLDAVEYALDGGTLVADDATVEGSDLGDVVHVMSGATVTDSTLDRTVVFEDATISDSEIRNSVIDTGATLEGVDLSGALIGSHTSITEGDGF from the coding sequence ATGAAGGCAGTCGTACTCGCGGGCGGCTACGCGACCAGACTCTGGCCGATCACCGAACACCGGCCGAAGATGTTCCTCCCCGTCGGGGAAAACACCGTCATCGACGAGATATTCGAGGACTTGGAGGCCGACGACCGCGTCGACGAGGTGTTCGTCTCGACGAACGAGCGCTTCGCCGACACGTTCGCCGACTACCTCGACGAGAGTCCCTTCGAGAAGCCGACGCTCTCGGTCGAGGAGACCGTCGAGGAGGACGAGAAGTTCGGCGTCGTGGGCGCGCTCGAACAGCTCGTCGAGCGCGAGGGGGTCGACGACGACCTGGTCGTCGTCGCCGGCGACAACATGATCAGCTTCGATCTCGGCGACTTCGCCGACTTCTTCGAGGACAAGGGGACGCCGACGCTGGCCGCCTACGACGTGGGCGACCGCGAGCGCGCGAAGTCGTACGGCCTCGTCCAACTGGACGGCGACGAGGTGATCGACTTCCAGGAGAAGCCCGCCGACCCGCAGTCGACGCTCGTCTCCATCGCCTGCTACGCCTTCCCGGCCGAGACGCTCCCGAAGCTCACGACGTACCTCGAAAACGACAACAACCCGGACGAGCCGGGCTGGTTCCTCCAGTGGCTCCAGCGGCGCGGGGCCGTCCACGCCTACACCTTCGACGGCGCGTGGTTCGACATCGGCACCGCGGAGAGCTACCTCGACGCGGTCGAGTACGCCTTAGACGGCGGGACGCTCGTCGCCGACGACGCGACCGTCGAGGGCAGCGACCTCGGCGACGTGGTCCACGTCATGTCGGGCGCGACGGTGACCGACTCGACGCTCGACCGCACCGTCGTCTTCGAGGACGCGACGATCAGCGACTCGGAGATCCGGAACTCCGTGATAGACACGGGCGCGACGCTGGAGGGCGTCGACCTCTCGGGCGCGCTGATCGGCTCGCACACCTCGATCACCGAGGGCGACGGCTTCTGA
- a CDS encoding DJ-1/PfpI family protein: MTSALFVVSEEGYWAEECIEPLTTLENEGVDVTVATPSGSPPVVDERSLDPEAAGGEDRVAELREVDESHPGLNDPESIATVDAEGHDAVVFPGGHGTVWDVNQDRHARQLLLDAVAGEESVALVVCHAVGILAFTREADGTPLVEGRSITGFPNEWEEDIVDDHEVLPDGRKLPYWVEDEVVLAGADFDAELDADTSVTVDGDLITARGPGSSADAAATLLDEL; the protein is encoded by the coding sequence ATGACAAGCGCGCTGTTCGTCGTGAGCGAGGAAGGCTACTGGGCCGAGGAGTGTATCGAGCCGCTGACGACGCTGGAGAACGAGGGCGTCGACGTGACCGTCGCGACGCCGTCCGGGTCGCCGCCGGTCGTCGACGAGCGCTCGCTCGACCCGGAGGCCGCGGGCGGTGAGGACCGGGTCGCGGAGCTCCGCGAGGTCGACGAGAGCCATCCGGGACTCAACGATCCGGAATCGATCGCGACGGTCGACGCCGAGGGCCACGACGCCGTCGTCTTCCCCGGCGGCCACGGCACCGTCTGGGACGTGAACCAGGACCGACACGCCCGTCAGCTACTGCTCGACGCGGTCGCGGGCGAGGAGAGCGTCGCGCTCGTCGTCTGTCACGCGGTCGGCATCCTCGCGTTCACCCGCGAGGCCGACGGGACGCCCCTCGTCGAGGGCCGCTCTATCACCGGCTTCCCGAACGAGTGGGAGGAGGACATCGTCGACGACCACGAGGTCCTCCCCGACGGCCGGAAGCTCCCGTACTGGGTCGAAGACGAGGTCGTCCTCGCCGGGGCCGACTTCGACGCCGAACTCGACGCCGACACGAGCGTCACGGTCGACGGCGACCTGATCACGGCTCGCGGCCCCGGCTCGTCTGCCGACGCGGCCGCGACGCTGCTAGACGAACTGTAA
- a CDS encoding transcriptional regulator, with protein sequence METTRQRIADALREGPRTASDLAATLSLPRPTIYEHLEHVSRSVADAGGADADGDGDEEFLVAPPTCRECGFDGFDDPVNEPSRCPECRCERIEEPAFVIR encoded by the coding sequence ATGGAGACGACCCGCCAGCGGATCGCCGACGCGCTCCGCGAGGGGCCGCGGACCGCGAGCGACCTCGCGGCGACGCTGTCGCTCCCGAGGCCGACGATATACGAGCACCTCGAACACGTCTCGCGGTCGGTCGCCGACGCCGGAGGGGCCGACGCGGACGGCGACGGCGACGAGGAGTTCCTCGTCGCGCCGCCGACCTGTCGCGAGTGCGGGTTCGACGGCTTCGACGACCCCGTCAACGAGCCGTCGCGGTGTCCCGAGTGTAGGTGCGAGCGGATCGAGGAGCCGGCGTTCGTAATCCGCTAA
- a CDS encoding enoyl-CoA hydratase/isomerase family protein — protein MSSEPITFDVDDRGVATITVDRPEQLNALTVETLEAIEDAVDEAADRDARVLVIAGAGDDAFVAGADISHMVDLSTPEAQAYAELGHRVADAIETFPAPTVAAIDGYAFGGGCELALACDLRVAAESAVLGQTEIDLGIIPGWGGTQRLPALVGDEVARRLIFLGERIDAAEAAEVGFVGEVVADDAFDDRLDELAGELAAKPATALRAAKEALNAAGEGSAATGLALERRSWAGLFGTHDQREGMEAFLEKREPEFE, from the coding sequence ATGAGCAGCGAGCCAATCACGTTCGACGTCGACGACCGCGGCGTCGCGACGATCACCGTCGACCGACCCGAACAGCTCAACGCGCTCACCGTCGAGACGCTCGAAGCGATCGAGGACGCGGTCGACGAGGCAGCCGACCGCGACGCGCGGGTCCTCGTGATCGCCGGCGCGGGCGACGACGCGTTCGTCGCGGGCGCGGACATCTCCCACATGGTCGACCTCTCGACGCCCGAGGCGCAGGCGTACGCCGAGCTCGGCCACCGCGTCGCGGACGCGATCGAGACGTTCCCCGCGCCGACGGTCGCCGCGATCGACGGGTACGCCTTCGGCGGCGGCTGCGAACTCGCGCTCGCCTGCGACCTCCGGGTCGCGGCCGAGAGCGCGGTGCTCGGACAGACCGAAATCGATCTGGGCATCATCCCCGGCTGGGGCGGCACGCAGCGGCTCCCCGCGCTCGTCGGCGACGAGGTCGCCCGTCGGCTGATCTTCCTCGGCGAGCGGATCGACGCCGCGGAGGCGGCCGAGGTCGGCTTCGTCGGCGAGGTCGTCGCCGACGACGCGTTCGACGACCGGCTCGACGAGCTGGCGGGCGAGCTGGCCGCGAAGCCGGCGACCGCGCTCCGGGCCGCGAAGGAGGCGCTGAACGCGGCCGGCGAGGGGTCGGCGGCAACCGGACTCGCCCTCGAACGACGGTCGTGGGCCGGCCTGTTCGGCACGCACGACCAGCGCGAGGGGATGGAGGCGTTCTTGGAGAAGCGCGAGCCGGAGTTCGAGTAA
- a CDS encoding M48 family metalloprotease encodes MSPSIPSLGSANRSASDDAAAGSAPGASDGSGALGSDRGLRIRMLVATALVVALPFAFVYAFVFLINAVGLPLLEWAAERPYTGEVYVDPVFLAVVVLGGLAVQYRYGPRTVLRSVGARRVSPDEYPELHAAVTRLAAQAGVPDPDVAVKRTDLPNAFAVGTPGDGTVVVTTGLLGRLDDAELDAVLAHELSHLANRDASLMTVAWVLPTVTHYVAMLAFYVLYGLVKFLRFGGGGGGGDRDGRALAVGLVVITVSALLTLTVSAMFWFGSVLIHRVLSRYREYAADRGAAEITGSPAALASALRTVDEAMPGVPDRDLRELDGGAEALYLAPLEARAFGDKELVSTDVFPETHPPTRERIARLRELAGESA; translated from the coding sequence ATGTCGCCCTCCATCCCCTCGCTCGGGAGCGCCAACCGGTCCGCGTCCGACGACGCTGCCGCCGGCTCCGCCCCCGGAGCCTCGGACGGATCCGGCGCGCTCGGCTCCGACCGCGGGCTCCGGATCCGGATGCTCGTCGCGACCGCGCTGGTGGTCGCGCTCCCGTTCGCGTTCGTGTACGCGTTCGTCTTCCTGATCAACGCGGTCGGCCTGCCCCTGCTGGAGTGGGCGGCCGAGCGCCCCTACACCGGCGAGGTGTACGTCGATCCCGTCTTCCTCGCGGTCGTCGTCCTCGGCGGCCTCGCGGTCCAGTACCGGTACGGCCCGCGGACCGTGCTCCGGTCGGTCGGCGCGCGACGCGTCTCGCCCGACGAGTACCCCGAACTCCACGCCGCGGTGACGCGGCTGGCCGCGCAGGCCGGCGTGCCCGACCCCGACGTGGCGGTCAAACGCACGGACCTCCCGAACGCGTTCGCGGTCGGGACGCCGGGCGACGGCACCGTCGTCGTCACGACCGGACTCCTCGGCCGGCTCGACGACGCGGAGCTCGACGCCGTGCTCGCCCACGAGCTGTCCCATCTGGCGAACCGCGACGCGAGCCTGATGACGGTCGCCTGGGTGCTGCCGACGGTCACCCACTACGTCGCCATGCTCGCCTTCTACGTCCTCTACGGCCTGGTCAAGTTCCTCCGGTTCGGCGGTGGCGGGGGCGGCGGCGACCGCGACGGTCGGGCCCTCGCGGTCGGCCTCGTCGTGATCACCGTCAGCGCGCTCCTGACGCTCACCGTCTCCGCGATGTTCTGGTTCGGGAGCGTCCTGATCCACCGCGTGCTCTCGCGGTACCGCGAGTACGCGGCCGACCGCGGGGCCGCGGAGATCACCGGCTCGCCCGCCGCGCTGGCGAGCGCGCTCCGGACCGTCGACGAGGCCATGCCCGGGGTGCCGGACCGGGACCTCCGGGAGCTCGACGGCGGCGCGGAGGCGCTGTACCTCGCGCCGCTGGAGGCCCGGGCGTTCGGCGACAAGGAGCTCGTGAGCACGGACGTGTTCCCGGAGACGCATCCCCCGACCCGGGAGCGGATCGCGCGGCTCCGCGAGCTGGCGGGTGAGTCGGCGTGA
- a CDS encoding ZIP family metal transporter yields MTTFTTMLAVTSAAGLVTALGAVPVFFRARVTHRTYDAALGLAAGLMIAASVFGLVIPGLESGSLTAVMSGLFVGGFALLGGNYLIPHLHAQYREWIPEGGATGADAVAMEFPAADPVADATDGAAASAAETTEGAEGTAADGEATESETADAERESTLRKALLIGGAITLHNAPEGLAIGVAFASGLDEVALVLAIVIGLQNVPDGFAFAVPMAETGMSSARVLWYTALSGFVPQVVASAFGFWLVGLSTGLFPVASGFAAGAMLAVVFRELIPSSHGHSHADAATAAFLVGFVLLVVVDAVVTV; encoded by the coding sequence ATGACGACGTTCACGACGATGCTGGCCGTGACGAGCGCCGCCGGCCTCGTCACCGCCCTCGGTGCGGTCCCCGTCTTCTTCCGGGCGCGAGTGACGCACCGCACCTACGACGCCGCGCTCGGACTCGCCGCCGGGCTGATGATCGCCGCCAGCGTGTTCGGCCTCGTGATACCCGGACTGGAGTCGGGGTCCCTGACGGCGGTGATGAGCGGACTGTTCGTCGGCGGGTTCGCCCTGCTCGGCGGCAACTACCTCATTCCGCACCTCCACGCGCAGTACCGGGAGTGGATCCCCGAAGGGGGTGCCACCGGTGCGGACGCTGTGGCGATGGAATTCCCCGCTGCCGATCCGGTCGCGGACGCGACCGACGGCGCGGCGGCGAGCGCGGCGGAGACGACCGAGGGCGCGGAGGGGACCGCCGCCGACGGCGAGGCGACCGAGAGCGAAACCGCGGACGCCGAGCGCGAGTCGACGCTCCGGAAGGCGCTGCTGATCGGCGGGGCGATCACCCTCCACAACGCGCCCGAGGGGCTGGCGATCGGCGTCGCGTTCGCGTCCGGGCTGGACGAGGTCGCGCTGGTGCTCGCGATCGTGATCGGACTCCAGAACGTCCCCGACGGGTTCGCGTTCGCGGTGCCGATGGCCGAGACGGGGATGTCGAGCGCCCGCGTGCTCTGGTACACCGCGCTCTCCGGGTTCGTCCCGCAGGTCGTCGCGTCCGCCTTCGGGTTCTGGCTCGTCGGCCTCTCGACCGGGCTGTTCCCCGTCGCTTCCGGCTTCGCGGCGGGGGCGATGCTCGCGGTCGTGTTCCGCGAACTGATCCCCTCTTCGCACGGCCACAGCCACGCCGACGCCGCGACCGCGGCGTTCCTCGTCGGGTTCGTGCTGCTCGTCGTCGTCGACGCCGTCGTAACGGTGTGA
- a CDS encoding DHH family phosphoesterase, with translation MSSGASGSARTRYAILGCGSVGHAVAEELTERGKDVLILDRDESRVEALRDQDLNARVQDIADADVVDEIGDRDIVLILASDVEANKAAVSAVRETGGDHYVVVRASDPVSEDELRERGADVVINPSTVIADSALQSLETGELEYMARQLAEIIETGGDRMAILTHDNPEPDSIASATALQAIAEAFGVEADIVYSGDVGHQENRAFVNLLGIDLLARSEAPDLSEYGTVAAVDLAKSADEGFDFDVEIDIYLDHLEAEVPFDARFVDVRTNVSSTSTILTKYLQEFDQSPSEAVATALLYGIRAETLDFKRDTTPADLTAAAYLHPFANHDTLEQVESPSMSPETLDVLAEAIQNREVQGSHLFSTAGFIRDREALAQAAQHLLNLEGITTTAVLGIADEKIFLAARSKDIRLNIGNVLDEAFSEMGDAAGHSTQGSLEIPLGIFTGIEASGENRDTLLHLTEEAVRRKLFDALGVEGGSGDGSNGS, from the coding sequence ATGAGTAGTGGGGCATCCGGATCCGCGCGGACCCGGTACGCCATCCTCGGCTGTGGGAGCGTCGGTCACGCCGTCGCGGAGGAACTGACCGAGCGCGGGAAGGACGTCCTCATTCTCGACCGCGACGAGAGCCGGGTCGAAGCGCTCCGCGATCAGGACCTCAACGCGCGCGTCCAGGACATCGCCGACGCCGACGTGGTCGACGAGATCGGCGACCGCGACATCGTGTTGATCTTGGCGAGCGACGTGGAGGCGAACAAGGCGGCCGTCTCGGCGGTCCGCGAGACCGGCGGCGACCACTACGTCGTCGTCCGCGCCTCCGACCCCGTCAGCGAGGACGAACTCCGCGAGCGCGGCGCGGACGTCGTCATCAACCCCTCGACCGTGATCGCCGACAGCGCGCTCCAGTCGCTGGAGACGGGGGAGCTGGAGTACATGGCCCGCCAGCTCGCGGAGATAATCGAGACCGGCGGCGACCGGATGGCGATCCTCACGCACGACAACCCCGAACCCGACTCGATCGCCTCCGCCACCGCGCTCCAGGCGATCGCCGAGGCGTTCGGCGTCGAGGCCGACATCGTCTACTCCGGCGACGTCGGCCATCAGGAGAACCGGGCGTTCGTCAACCTGCTCGGGATCGACCTGCTTGCGCGCTCGGAGGCCCCGGACCTGTCCGAGTACGGGACGGTCGCGGCCGTCGACCTCGCGAAGTCGGCCGACGAGGGCTTCGACTTCGACGTCGAGATCGACATCTACCTCGACCACCTGGAGGCGGAGGTGCCGTTCGACGCCCGGTTCGTCGACGTGCGGACCAACGTCTCCTCGACGTCGACGATCCTCACGAAGTACCTCCAGGAGTTCGACCAGTCGCCCTCGGAGGCGGTCGCGACCGCGCTGCTGTACGGGATCCGCGCCGAGACGCTCGACTTCAAGCGGGACACGACGCCCGCGGACCTGACCGCGGCCGCGTACCTCCACCCGTTCGCGAACCACGACACGCTCGAACAGGTGGAGTCGCCGTCGATGAGCCCGGAGACGCTGGACGTGCTCGCCGAGGCGATCCAGAACCGCGAGGTCCAGGGGAGCCACCTCTTCTCGACGGCGGGGTTCATCCGCGACCGCGAGGCGCTCGCGCAGGCCGCCCAACACCTCCTCAACTTGGAGGGGATCACGACCACCGCGGTGCTGGGGATCGCCGACGAGAAGATCTTCCTCGCCGCCCGCTCGAAGGACATCCGGCTGAACATCGGCAACGTCCTGGACGAGGCGTTCTCCGAGATGGGCGACGCCGCCGGTCACTCGACGCAGGGGTCGCTCGAAATCCCGCTCGGCATCTTCACCGGCATCGAGGCGAGCGGCGAGAACCGCGACACGCTCCTCCACCTCACGGAGGAGGCGGTCCGCCGGAAGCTGTTCGACGCGCTGGGCGTCGAGGGCGGGAGCGGCGACGGGTCGAACGGCTCCTGA
- a CDS encoding S1C family serine protease, with product MGHTRRELLVAGGIAGAAAASGCLGRAGGTNGEGGTDASTPAADTPVDDPANAGYAEVYDAVAPSVARVQTYVESRETVFGPAEGGEAGQGSGFRYDDRHLVTNDHVIGDPDTVRVQGADDGWLDASVVGRDPYSDLAVLELDGDLPGDPLPVATDLPEIGTEVLVVGAPLGLEGSATQGIVSGRNRTIPASSTARGRFSIADAIQTDAALNPGNSGGPIVTLDGTVVGVATATRGENLGFGVSARLVNEVVPELIASGSYEHSYLGVGVREVDPLLAAGNDLPEARGVYVTEVVDGGPADGVLRGASGETTVEGATVPTGGDTIVSLDDTEVAENADLSQYLALETRPGDTVSVGIVRDGSEETVDVTLGERPEP from the coding sequence ATGGGACACACTCGACGCGAACTCCTCGTGGCGGGCGGGATCGCGGGGGCCGCCGCCGCGTCCGGCTGCCTCGGGCGGGCCGGCGGGACGAACGGTGAGGGCGGGACCGACGCGTCGACTCCGGCGGCCGACACGCCCGTCGACGACCCGGCGAACGCGGGCTACGCGGAGGTGTACGACGCGGTCGCGCCGTCCGTCGCGCGGGTCCAGACCTACGTCGAGAGCCGCGAGACGGTCTTCGGTCCCGCGGAGGGCGGGGAGGCCGGACAGGGATCCGGCTTCCGCTACGACGACCGCCACCTCGTCACGAACGACCACGTCATCGGCGACCCGGACACGGTCAGGGTACAGGGCGCGGACGACGGCTGGCTGGACGCGAGCGTCGTCGGACGCGACCCGTACAGCGACCTCGCGGTCCTCGAACTCGACGGCGACCTCCCCGGCGACCCCCTCCCGGTGGCGACGGACCTCCCCGAGATCGGCACGGAGGTGCTCGTCGTCGGCGCGCCCCTGGGACTGGAGGGGTCGGCGACGCAGGGGATCGTCAGCGGCCGGAACCGGACGATCCCCGCCTCGTCGACCGCGCGGGGGCGCTTCTCGATCGCGGACGCGATCCAGACGGACGCCGCCCTGAACCCCGGCAACAGCGGCGGCCCGATCGTCACCCTCGACGGGACCGTCGTCGGCGTCGCAACCGCGACCCGGGGCGAGAATCTCGGATTCGGCGTCTCGGCGCGGCTGGTGAACGAGGTCGTGCCGGAACTTATCGCCTCAGGGAGCTACGAGCACTCCTACCTCGGCGTGGGCGTCCGGGAGGTCGACCCCCTGCTGGCGGCGGGAAACGACCTCCCCGAGGCGCGCGGCGTGTACGTCACGGAGGTCGTCGACGGCGGCCCCGCCGACGGCGTCCTCCGCGGTGCGAGCGGCGAGACTACCGTCGAGGGCGCGACCGTCCCGACCGGCGGCGACACCATCGTTTCGCTCGACGACACCGAGGTGGCCGAGAACGCCGACCTCTCGCAGTACCTCGCCTTGGAGACCCGGCCGGGAGACACGGTCTCGGTCGGGATCGTCCGCGACGGGAGCGAGGAGACGGTGGACGTGACGCTCGGCGAGCGGCCGGAGCCGTGA
- the aroC gene encoding chorismate synthase — translation MNGNRFGRLFQLTTYGESHGDAMGVTVSGVPAGVELDEEAIQAQLDRRKPGQSMITTSRGEPDEVVVNSGVQDGYTTGTPIGMVIQNKDARSGKYEPYVTAPRPSHGDYTYSAKFGTRNWGGGGRSSARETVNWVAAGAVAEQVLDASDHDVEIKAHVNRIGDVEADDVPFEQILERSEENDVRCADPEAAAEMQELIEEYQERGDSIGGSIYFECRGVPRGLGSPRFDSFPARLGQAMFSIPATTGVEYGLGKDATDVAGSERNEDWTFDDGESFDHVESDEGDPVPVGNDHGGLQGGITTGEPIYGEATWHAPTSIPKKQRSADWETGEEKEVQVVGRHDPVLPPRAVPVVEAMLYCTVLDFMLLAGRINPDRVDGNPGRYDTDYHPSSPDNE, via the coding sequence ATGAACGGGAACCGGTTCGGCCGACTCTTCCAGCTGACGACCTACGGCGAGAGCCACGGCGACGCGATGGGCGTCACCGTCTCCGGCGTGCCCGCCGGCGTCGAGCTCGACGAGGAGGCCATTCAGGCGCAGCTCGACCGGCGCAAGCCGGGCCAGTCGATGATCACCACCTCCCGGGGCGAGCCAGACGAGGTCGTCGTCAACTCCGGCGTCCAGGACGGCTACACCACCGGCACGCCGATCGGCATGGTGATTCAGAACAAGGACGCGCGCTCGGGGAAGTACGAGCCGTACGTCACCGCGCCGCGCCCCTCGCACGGCGACTACACCTACTCCGCGAAGTTCGGCACGCGCAACTGGGGCGGCGGCGGGCGCTCCTCGGCGCGCGAGACGGTGAACTGGGTCGCGGCGGGCGCGGTCGCCGAGCAGGTCCTCGACGCCTCCGACCACGACGTCGAGATCAAAGCGCACGTCAACCGCATCGGCGACGTGGAGGCCGACGACGTGCCGTTCGAGCAGATCCTCGAACGCTCGGAGGAGAACGACGTGCGCTGCGCCGACCCCGAGGCCGCCGCCGAGATGCAGGAGCTGATCGAGGAGTACCAAGAGCGGGGCGACTCCATCGGCGGCTCCATCTACTTCGAGTGCCGCGGCGTCCCGCGCGGACTCGGTTCCCCGCGGTTCGACAGCTTCCCCGCCCGGCTCGGGCAGGCGATGTTCTCGATTCCGGCGACGACCGGCGTCGAGTACGGGCTGGGGAAAGACGCGACCGACGTCGCCGGCAGCGAGCGCAACGAGGACTGGACGTTCGACGACGGCGAGTCGTTCGACCACGTCGAGAGCGACGAGGGCGATCCCGTCCCCGTCGGCAACGACCACGGCGGGCTTCAGGGCGGCATCACCACCGGCGAGCCGATCTACGGCGAGGCGACGTGGCACGCGCCGACCTCGATCCCGAAGAAGCAGCGCTCGGCCGACTGGGAGACGGGCGAGGAGAAGGAGGTTCAGGTCGTCGGCCGCCACGACCCGGTCCTCCCGCCGCGAGCGGTCCCCGTCGTCGAGGCGATGCTGTACTGTACGGTCCTCGATTTCATGCTCCTGGCCGGCCGAATCAACCCCGACCGGGTCGACGGGAACCCGGGGCGGTACGACACCGACTACCACCCGAGCAGCCCGGACAACGAGTAG
- a CDS encoding TIGR04206 family protein, producing the protein MERPDPVGGSSAESSSSDSRSGSTSSRVEWLLVVGLLAVPMAVVPGEGDATLVSLWGFVTLGGDGASGVTGYPVWAYFLDQPRPFATLPPSIRAWPLAVGFHLIAAASATVGVAFGREDRRVTGGLLALAAAATLWVGAGLGVRFGVGATAGWLAVLPVGALATLAVGLVAYGADLRRIVAA; encoded by the coding sequence ATGGAGAGACCGGACCCCGTCGGGGGATCGAGCGCGGAGTCGTCGTCCTCCGATTCCCGTTCCGGATCGACCAGCAGTCGCGTCGAGTGGCTCCTCGTCGTCGGACTGCTCGCGGTCCCGATGGCCGTCGTCCCCGGCGAGGGCGACGCGACGCTGGTGAGCCTCTGGGGGTTCGTGACGCTCGGCGGGGACGGGGCGTCCGGAGTCACCGGATATCCGGTGTGGGCGTACTTCCTCGACCAGCCGCGGCCGTTCGCGACGCTGCCGCCGTCGATCCGAGCGTGGCCGCTCGCGGTCGGATTCCACCTGATCGCGGCCGCCAGCGCCACGGTCGGGGTCGCGTTCGGGCGCGAGGACCGGCGGGTGACGGGCGGGCTGCTGGCGCTCGCGGCGGCCGCGACCCTGTGGGTCGGAGCGGGGCTGGGCGTGCGCTTCGGCGTCGGCGCGACCGCCGGCTGGCTGGCGGTCCTCCCCGTCGGCGCGCTCGCGACGCTCGCGGTCGGACTCGTCGCGTACGGTGCCGACCTCCGGCGGATCGTCGCGGCGTGA
- the hpt gene encoding hypoxanthine/guanine phosphoribosyltransferase yields the protein MDQLRQSLLDAPIIEKGEYQYFVHPISDGVPMLEPELLREIVIRIIRKAELENVDKIVTPAAMGIHISTALSLMTDIPLVVIRKRQYGLDGEVPLFQETGYSESEMYINDVEEGDRVLVLDDVLSTGGTMKAILDALTDEVGAEVVDVVAVIKKAGPNELDDTDYNVKTLINVTVEDGEVVIVDAQGDE from the coding sequence ATGGACCAGTTGCGGCAGTCGCTCCTCGACGCGCCGATCATCGAGAAAGGCGAGTACCAGTACTTCGTCCACCCGATCAGCGACGGCGTTCCCATGCTCGAACCGGAGCTGCTCCGGGAGATCGTCATCCGGATCATCCGGAAGGCGGAGCTGGAGAACGTCGACAAGATCGTCACGCCCGCCGCGATGGGGATCCACATCTCCACCGCGCTCTCCCTGATGACCGACATCCCGCTGGTCGTCATCCGCAAGCGCCAGTACGGCCTCGACGGCGAGGTCCCGCTGTTCCAGGAGACGGGCTACTCCGAGTCGGAGATGTACATCAACGACGTGGAGGAGGGCGACCGCGTGCTCGTCTTAGACGACGTGCTCTCGACGGGCGGCACGATGAAGGCCATCCTCGACGCGCTCACCGACGAGGTCGGCGCGGAGGTCGTCGACGTCGTCGCCGTGATCAAGAAGGCCGGACCCAACGAGCTCGACGACACCGACTACAACGTGAAGACGCTGATCAACGTCACCGTCGAGGACGGCGAGGTCGTGATCGTCGACGCGCAGGGCGACGAGTAA